The genomic segment ATTTTGGGCGACCGGAACCGAACAGCAAAAGAACGTGCAAAAGCTTTGCTTGGCCTTGGTCACTGGGTCGGCGACATCCACCAACCTCTGCATATTTCGTTCGCCGATGATCGCGGCGGAAACTACCTTCTGGTGAAAGGTCTGTGTGGTTCCGGGAAGAAATCAAATCTTCATTCAGTTTGGGACAAATGCCTTGTCGAAAAATATGTCTTGCAAACAAAGCTGAGCAAGGACTGGGCCGGATTTACAGTGACATATCGTGCGGTTGACAGGCTAAGGAAATTGACGACTGCCGCAGAGAAAGCCCAGTGGACTTCAACGCAGCCTTGGCAGTGGGCGGCGGAATCCTATGCAATCACGCGCAAAGAAAATACGCTATACTGCAATCTAAACCTCGCAGGCACAGAATGCAGCAGGCCTAACGATGAACGAATTTCGATCAATCAGGACTATTTGAAAACCAACGGTCAAATCGCAGAAGACAGGTTGCGAATGGCGGGTGTAAGGCTTGCATATCTTATCGAAAAAGCGCTCACCCAATAGCCAGCACCAAAAGGCTGTTTGGAATATAGGCGCGCGAGCAAGAAAAAAGAGGAAGCCCGTGAAGGACTTCCCCTTGGGCGTATTTGCGTCAAAACATGTCGAGCATTTGGCTTGGAACCGAGTCCACGATCCGGTCAACCAGATGTTGGGGTAATGCCCCATAATCGCCTTCGTCGACGACGATATAGCCCCGCTCGAAATCGGTCAGGATATATTGATTGAAGTAGCTGTGAAACGACCGTGCATAAGCGCAGTGCATGGCAGCCATAAGCGCCTGCTCGTCGGCTTTTCGTTGTGCGTTTTCGAGTGCTTGTGAACCGTTCATGATAACCTCCTGATGTTAAAGTGATGCTTCGCATCAGGATGCGGACAATGGGCAGGAAGGACGGGTCAGGGACCGCATGGTACATGCGGTCGCGCCAGCGGCGATGGGGGCAACGATTTTTCCGGATGCGCTACGGCAAAGCCGAGCCGCATCCGGAAAAATGGTGGGGCCCTGTCGTCCTTGACGCGGCCCTGGCCCTGCCCATTAGACTTGGAATTTTGTGAGAGAGCCTCCTCCTCCACTCCTTATTGGATGGGTTTGGAAGCTTTGCTGCAGATTTCATTTTCCTACACGCGGGTGGTGCCAATAATGTGCAGATCGGAGGGGACCAACGGCCAGCGAAAGGACATCTTATGGCCCGGTCCAAAACCAGCGCAGTCGATGCGCTCAAACGCCTGCAAGCCCAAAGAAGCGAACTCGATGCGCGCGAAACTAAACTCCGCACCGATGCTGCCAATGAACTTGGGAAAGTGCTGCTTGAATGCGGCGCAGAAACCATCGAGCCTGCAAAATTGCGGCTGCTCTTGAAGCAGACAGGCGCACTTGGCATCGATGCAGCGCTTGCCAAAGTAGGCAAGGCCTGAACGCCTATAGGCGGCGGCACGGGGCTCGATGCCCCTGCCGCCGCCCCTCGCTACAGACAAAAAGAAAAGACCCCGCCAGCTCGCGCCAGCGGGGCCTTTTTTGGTGGCGGCATCCGATTAATCTTCGTCGATCGGCGGCGCGTCTTCATTCTCGCCCGAGCGCGGCTTGGTGTGGAAATCAACCTTGTCCGCATAGATTTCGCAGCCATAGCGCTTGACGCCATCCTGGTCTTCCCACGACGAATAATGGAGCCGGCCTTCAACGCTCACCAGCTGGCCCTTCTTGCAATATTTGGCGACGTTTGCTCCCAAGCCATTGAAGCAGGTCACGCGGTGGAATTCGGCATCCTTCACGGTGTAGCCGTTTTCGTCCTTGTAGGTCTTGCCTTCCTTGTTGCGGGCGGGTCGGTCGGTGACAACATTAATCGTGGTGATCGAGCTTCCACCCTGGGTTGAGCGGGTTTCGGGGTCGCGCGAAATGCGGCCGACGAGGATAACGAGATTGGTCATGATACTTCTCCTGAATGCTGCATCCGGGACCATCCCCGGCTGCGAACGGAAAAGGAGAAACGGCAAGCGGGCGGTTGCACCGCGTTCACGCGGGAAACCCGACAAGCGCCGGGTGGTGCGGGCAGCCCTGCAAGGGCAACACGGCCGGCAGCGTTCGGGTTGCAACCGACCGCTGGCTGGTTCACCTCGGTTCGCAAAAGCCGGTATGGTCCCCGGTGCAGACAGACTGCAGAAGAGATGCTGTCGCTATCTCATTCCTCGTTCTGCAGTTTTAGCCCTTCCCGGTCCGCCTCAGGCAAGGCTTAATCTCGCATCCTCATGTCGCCACAGCCCAGCCCGCAGCCGGGAAAGTTCAAGCGGCAATCGGAAACGGTGCTGAAGGAACCTCCACAGGCGGTGTGTCATCCGATGGCTGGTCGAGGCGGCGCCCTTTGAACATCCAGGCCTGGGGTGCAATGAGGCGGCCCCAATCGGCAAAACTGGGGATGAAACCCAGGTCTTCAAGGACATGCTGCTCGCCAATCAGGCGGACAGGGACATGCTTTCCATCGCTGTTAGTGATCGTCGCCCCGAAGAGCGTTTCGAGCATGAAGATACCCTCGGCATGGTGGCGCAAGGCCCGGTGGCGCGGGTCGGCGAAGATCGCTTTCGACTGGTCGAACCATTGGTGGAGCGCGAGATAATCATCTGGCGTTCCGCCCCATTTGCGCACCGAAGAAAGTGCGTGATAATAGCAATGTGCCATGATCTGCCTCCCTCACAATTCGGTCGAATGGCTGTCATGGGAGATGAAGCGCAAATTGCAGTCGAGCTGGAAGCTGGCGTCTGCCACATCGATCAGCAATTCGCCAAAGGCGCCTTCGTTGATCTCCCATCCGCCATGGTGCCGTTCGAGCGCTTCATAAGCAAAATCTTCGAGTAAAGAGGCGAGTTTGACAGCATCCTTGCCCTTGCACGCGACATCGACATCGGGACATTCCATCACCTTGCCGTTGGCGCCAAAAAAGCTTATCTCTTCGATCGCGCCGCTATCGCCATAGCCATCGAAACGGATCTCGACGGTGAGTATCCCATGT from the Sphingorhabdus lacus genome contains:
- a CDS encoding S1/P1 nuclease; the encoded protein is MNGKIFQGLTVLAVVASSSSIAFPTKAFAWSKAGHLTVCDYAYRTVSDEAREKINALLKADGEYRSFNYGCVEEDEMPRKHPDDHFINYDRTRVSVSDDVCPQNESCILQGIDRDLEILGDRNRTAKERAKALLGLGHWVGDIHQPLHISFADDRGGNYLLVKGLCGSGKKSNLHSVWDKCLVEKYVLQTKLSKDWAGFTVTYRAVDRLRKLTTAAEKAQWTSTQPWQWAAESYAITRKENTLYCNLNLAGTECSRPNDERISINQDYLKTNGQIAEDRLRMAGVRLAYLIEKALTQ
- a CDS encoding DUF6437 family protein, producing the protein MARSKTSAVDALKRLQAQRSELDARETKLRTDAANELGKVLLECGAETIEPAKLRLLLKQTGALGIDAALAKVGKA
- a CDS encoding single-stranded DNA-binding protein — protein: MTNLVILVGRISRDPETRSTQGGSSITTINVVTDRPARNKEGKTYKDENGYTVKDAEFHRVTCFNGLGANVAKYCKKGQLVSVEGRLHYSSWEDQDGVKRYGCEIYADKVDFHTKPRSGENEDAPPIDED
- a CDS encoding DUF6915 family protein, yielding MAHCYYHALSSVRKWGGTPDDYLALHQWFDQSKAIFADPRHRALRHHAEGIFMLETLFGATITNSDGKHVPVRLIGEQHVLEDLGFIPSFADWGRLIAPQAWMFKGRRLDQPSDDTPPVEVPSAPFPIAA
- a CDS encoding DUF6878 family protein; this translates as MNDFSQLAANYLAGQAERSAIADQEIVAMKAVLLPQLAAHGILTVEIRFDGYGDSGAIEEISFFGANGKVMECPDVDVACKGKDAVKLASLLEDFAYEALERHHGGWEINEGAFGELLIDVADASFQLDCNLRFISHDSHSTEL